In the genome of Candidatus Atribacteria bacterium ADurb.Bin276, one region contains:
- the fur_2 gene encoding Ferric uptake regulation protein, which yields MRKCWWRGKFEGAGLRLTSPRLAIIDILSKTTTHPSAEDIYLSLRQKFNNDNIGLTTVYRTLEILVNMGIVYKFDFGDGRTRYELSEGPDGYHHHHHLVCISCGRIVDYTDFIDEEKELLNRTEKGLSKKYHFQIHKHLIQFYGLCENCQINKP from the coding sequence AAGGAGCAGGTTTGCGATTGACCTCACCACGTTTGGCAATTATCGATATTCTCAGTAAAACAACTACCCACCCCAGTGCGGAGGATATTTATCTTAGCCTTCGACAAAAATTTAATAATGATAATATTGGGCTCACTACAGTTTACCGGACTTTAGAAATTTTAGTGAATATGGGAATTGTTTATAAATTTGATTTTGGTGACGGTCGTACACGGTACGAACTTTCGGAGGGACCGGATGGTTATCATCATCACCATCATTTGGTTTGTATCAGCTGTGGTCGAATAGTAGATTATACCGACTTTATTGATGAAGAAAAAGAGTTGCTGAATCGAACTGAAAAAGGCCTTTCTAAGAAATACCACTTCCAGATTCACAAGCATCTTATTCAATTTTATGGTTTATGTGAAAACTGTCAGATAAATAAACCATAA
- a CDS encoding Dinitrogenase iron-molybdenum cofactor, producing MKRIAISTDGDQVSPHFGRCTSYTIIDLEDGKVLAQEVIENPGHEPGFLPQYLHKGGVNAIVAGGMGPRAQNLFQEVGIDVYLGAEGPIDAVIEQLQKGTLIAGESSCTHEHGSGNGDCDHHHG from the coding sequence ATGAAAAGAATTGCGATATCAACCGATGGAGACCAGGTATCACCTCATTTTGGTCGTTGCACTTCCTATACTATTATTGATTTAGAAGATGGGAAAGTTTTAGCTCAAGAAGTTATTGAGAATCCCGGTCATGAACCAGGATTTCTGCCTCAATATCTTCATAAAGGTGGAGTTAATGCGATCGTAGCCGGAGGCATGGGCCCTCGGGCACAAAATCTCTTTCAAGAAGTAGGGATTGATGTCTATCTTGGTGCAGAAGGACCAATTGATGCAGTTATTGAACAATTACAGAAAGGGACTCTCATTGCTGGCGAAAGTTCCTGTACTCATGAACATGGTTCAGGAAATGGAGATTGTGATCATCACCACGGTTAA